The nucleotide window AAAGTAACACAAATGTCTTGTTGAACTGTTTATATAGTGTGTGGCTATTTCTTTTTATGATGTTATCATAGTGTTTTAATACACTTGGTCAGTGAAAATCTGGTGTAGCAAGGAAAGCAAGTATTCTTTATGTAGGTTTCACAGACCAGAGGTTTCTTTCATGAGATGAATACATATTCACAGGAATAAAAAGTGTTTTTAAAATGTGGCCGGAAATATTGGCAAAATGAGATGGCACAATGCAATGCCCCTTTCCTTTGACTATTCAGGGACCTGATACTGATAGCCAGTACTGTGCGGAAGTAAGCTCTTGCACTGCAAATCAGTGGATTAGAAGAGTGCTATCCGATTTTGGAGATagtcattttcaaaaagttcCCATTTTAAGGTCAAAAGCAAGACAGCGCCATTTTTCAAGTATGTGTCGTGTCTCAACAGATAAAAGAAGACAATAGATCTGATGACAATCAGATTTGTCAGGTCTGTGTTCAGTGTATTCTATGATTGTgcaatttaatctacaaatctGTGGTCAATGCCTTTCAAGGATGGGAAAAACATTTTGGGATGACTGAAAATTAGTGGACACACCTTTGGTTGTGAACTAAAAGGGATTTCCTTAGGGGGCTCTAAATAAAAGTGATGGTAATGagactccctaggttactaacaattcaaacaaaatttctttgtgtccactcttcagtcttgccaacattacatgcaaattatattcaaagaaaagtaaaaaatttAACCAAGTTATCATACTcatattatttcaataaaataaaatgagttGCAACTTACTCTACATTTGGGACACCGCTGTGCATTATTTTGACCATAACTTCTTTCTTTGGCCCAAGCTCGCAATAATTTATCTCCTTTCTTGTACTCCCTACAGCTGATGCCTTCATGCCAAGGCGCATGGCATGGAAAACACCATACTAAGTAGCATTCGGGACAAGCAACTTTTGATTCCTGCGGGTTCATCTTCGTCTTTGCAAAAATCTCCTTATCGAGGGCAAACAAGTGGCTGCAACGTGGGCATGTTTTGGTGTGAGGTTCTTTGTTGGCTTCCAGGAGGAAACGGTGGAATTTATCCCTGTTGCTGCCATCCAGATGAAAGACTATTTCGTCTCGACTGACGAAGGCATTACACTGGGGGTTGGGGCACGGCACTTTCACTATTTTCTGGTTAACTTGGATACTACAGTATTCTTGCAGGCATCCATCACATACGGGCATGGTACAACAAGTCCGCAAGTGAAGGTCTGTCACCACCAGACATATTTGGCACTCGGTCTCAGCTGGCTTACCCATTTCAAACAACGGCATTTTCGGTGGATCTGGGTCTAAGGAAGGACCGCGTATTGTAGTTATAGGATCCATGATGGGCCACAAATCTTCATAGTTCTCGAAATGGAGATCTAAAACTGGCCTCTCAAAAAAATCGTCAATGTCAGAGAATGTTTCGTAATCCGATATGTCACTTTCTGAGTCAGAGCCCCGATTTTTCCGGCGAGGAACAAAATTTGTCAGATATTTACGTACACTAGGAGAGTCAGTTGCTGTCGGAGCCTCTTGTCCAATGTCACTGTCGCCTGATGCTGCAATCGAGCTAGGCGATGGAGCCTCCGCTGAGGGGATGGAAATTTGAGAACCCGTTTTATCGTCTTCTTGACTCTGGTCTGACGCTGCACGATGTATGTAGCCTATCTTATCAGAAAAGATATCCTTATCGATTATGAGAAGGAAACTTTCGATTCTAGACTCGCTTTCTGTTTCCGCGCAGTCACTCTCTGATGCCACTCTCTCCATGTTTTCTTCATTCGCCATTTTGTTATCAGTCTCGAACTGGAGGCTCCGTCTTGTGGATTCAACAATATGTTGATATCTGTCAGCACCACAGTGTGATTATATTGTGCTTAGAAGCGCTGCCGGACAACTCCTCTAGTTCCGTTTGTGGACAATTGCATCCCTTTCGTGTTGATCATAGATCTAATATAAACATGACGTTTCTCGCTCCAGTCCGGTCACCTTTGTTTTTATGCCATGCTAATTTTTGCCTCATGACGTCATGATGCCCCTGAAGTGCTGCATAAACCGTGGCTGATTGGTCAAACTTGTTTTGCGCCCTCTAGGAAAATGAATATGTGTAAAACGTGTACATGTGTACCACAACACATGTTGGCATTAGCATGTTTCGCAACCAGGAGTTCTGGCAATAGTGTGGTGTCGAGAGTCGGGCATGTACAAAGAAATGTCAGAGTTCAGGGCACACAGCAAAGGTAATGACActacagactgcattgatattgttaACGGGTGAATTCCGGCCAAGACCaaatgtaaacgatgcaagttGAATAACAAGGCATTTTACACAcaatataattataaaataaacataatgaaaaaatcatcaaaagttagttACTGACCATTTACTTGTAGACTTTGGTCGGATATGATTGGCGAATACATTAAACCTGAGAATCAGGAACAACCTGAGGCTGAGACAGTTTTATAAGTTTTTAAATGCGCTTTATGTACTGCCCTCCAGTGGCAGAACCTAAAGGTCCTGAGTAGTCACCGGCTGTGATGGTGTTGCAAAACAAGCAAAAAGCATAACAATCATGGTATATAAGTCATAAATTTCAAGATATTTAATTATAGTTTGGTCTTTTTACTAACCTTCTTACATAATCTTCTGATTAATGTGCAGATTACCTCCTGATTCTGGATCTATCATATTAGCTGATTAGGGAAGTGATTAGACAAAGCCAATGCTTTCAACagcttaggctgcattcacaaacatctGAGGGGGAGGGTGGGAGTTTCCAAAAACAGTACTAAGATTAtggaattttgccaaaaatgttgattaactatacattcgagtcaatgagaaaactattaataatatttttaatgataatgttttttacaatactaaattaaaatctgtgctcttataaatgtttgacaattgatacagatGTACTTGATTCAGATAGGGTGTGAAAGTTCAGATGCGGGCAACAAAtatgatacatgtattgaaatttcatccaaaCTATTAAATCTCTTCTTATGGTAGTCTACATGTAAACTATTACATGTTTTCCCTGACATAACtagctatatctctaatatgtgtAAATACAgtaatcattgttattgatgataaatgaattccagtctagacttgaattcatttttaaacaataacagcgcttactgtacacatatggctgTGCTGGATTTTCATCATGCtccagggagtagaacaagaaactgcagtggaTACATAACCCAAAACCACCCAAAAATTAGCCAAAGGttagtttaaatttacagtacaacacatatttcatatcaatcaattCCCCCCTTTCAGTCCCCAAATGCTTTCATATGCCCCCaacatacccttgatattttcaagtctccccctGTCAATTCCCCCACCTCTCCCCCtcaagaggtgtttgtgaatgcatcCTTAAAAgtcaatgcaaaacaaaacgGTTTGAATCATGTATATtctatgtatattttattaagCATCAGTGGCGGGGCTGTTGGTAGTGTACCTGTGGCTtatgacaaaaatgtcacttaAATGTGATTTTAGAGGTATCTGATCAGTATTCCAGTCCGCTACCTGTTTGATAAAgtgaatatatatttttcagGTTTAATTGTCCCCAGTTCCTGTATGGTAAACAACATGTTCCACTTTATATGTGCACTTATCTTGGTCAAGCTGGTATTGCAAAAACAAGCTTGTATCGACATGTTACCAGGACAAGACTAACATGTTCATATATTGTGTTTTCCCCTAGCCTATCTTCAAGCCTGTCTCCTTAAAATAATTATTGTGCAAGAACacatccatggccagaagtcgggattttttcattttagacatttttacattttagtagtgcatgtttgacatgttaggtcggaactaacagccgaactaacgtgaccaaaaaagccaaacttgcaaacctatcgtgtatcgtgtaGACCCAACATATCAGCACCTAtcgtttctaaaatgtctaacgtgtatgccAGGTTGGAACTTACATGCCTAAAATGCCAAACGTgctcgtgtatcgtgcagaccttacGTGTACgaacctaacgtgtctaaaatgtctaacgtgtatgtcattttaggttttcaacatcggtcaaaatctaccatgccaatcatgctgacctatcgtgtatcgtgcaaacctaacgtgtacggacctaacgtgtctaaaatgtctaacgtgcagacttttacagtgtttagtcatgcacgtttgccttacacgtttgggttctataatgtacaatggcatacaactcccatagcacgatagcttcaacaatgtgaaacgtgcatttttaccaactactggccatagctcCAAGAACAATGGCCTGCTGGTTGCACTCCTGTTTCAGTAAAGATTATGAACTGAATCAGTTATCTAAATCTCTGAATTTTCTTTGTACACACATTTGCTATGTACAAGTGATGAGTGCcggatgtatttgatgattaaAAACCAAGATTACACATGATTAGAGATTGAGACAGGAAATCTTCGTATCTGTGTCCTAGCATTCTTGATTTGCACTGCCTATCATATCTTGTATGCTAATTCTGACATGCCTGATCATGCAGCCTTTACCATACAATAGCTTTATGTCGTTGAGTACAATAGGTTTGAGCTGAGGGGGAGAACAATATTGGTGCATGGTGGTTTAGCAGGGATGGCATATCAGTCGAAATGAACTCTCACCTGGTGTTAGAACatgcaaatatgtaaatattctaTATATTCAGACCCTaaaatctttccacctttctTGGTCTACTGCTTGGGGTATACTCACTTTGAAGCTTTTGTGGAGTAAAATTTTCACggttttagttttgtgaaaattgaaaattttattttttccctcatAGAGTCAACACAAAGATACAGCACTTTTTGAATgccaaatatctgtaaatggttggttgtttgaaattttggattatttttacaccaaaatttgctCAAAGACCCCGGGGcaatgatatttattcttgaattggtaagacaatggttgaaagaaattttgagcaaaagttgacgTATTTCAGTTTTGAGACGTGAACTACCTCAAAGACACCTACAGAGTAAAATATGGTTATTTTGCTGTTATCCCAAATATTCTTGTAAGGAACACCTTTGTAACgttaaaacataaaaccaaaatcAGCAAAGGACATGCTTAACATTCTGTATGTTAATGAAACAAAGAGCAATACAGAAATTGAAATGCATGAAATGGGTTTATTTCATCCACATAGCCAAGTTTGGCAAGGTGTCCATAACAGTTGACAGTGCACATAGTGAATAAATTAGCTAAATTCCTTGTTTGTAAAACAACATTCTTTTCTGAAGAGAATGagctttgacaaaaattgatgcAGACTTATACAGTTTGGCAAGATAAGATTCAAGGCGGCAAAAACAAGTTACAACCACTTAAAGCTGAGGTGACATCATAAAAAGTTCTACGTGATTATTTGTATTTCCTAGTAGATAGATCCACGTGTATCACTGTTACCTTAATtaagtttaacctgttcacccccaattccctgtagaGAGGTTACaatcaccactgataacaatggcattgggccaaaccatggtggtgaaagggttaacgtAATAAACCTTTCTTGTACCCACATTTTGCGTAGCGGTGTACAAAAGTGACAATAGTATCATTCCTGTAGAAGCAGCTATTGTAAAGCTGTAGAGGTAAGTGCGTTTGTGAACATTTCTTAGAAATTTCCGATTAATTATGGTATTTTCAGCTGAAAATGCAGGTCAATAAGAATGTATCTGCTGAAAGACAGTGGAAACAATTTACAATATGGTAGACACACAAAGAGGAATCAGGAtccatacactcaaagtcacttTAAACTCAAGgatattttcaccaattttcaaggatgtttgagttccAAAATGGCATTTTCCAAAGTTTCATTTTaacatatcatttttatgatatcataattttcaaaacgtttgggtttttatcaattttccatgATTTTTCAAGGATTCAATGTCATTTCCAAAGACCATATAAgagattttaaaattcaagaacTTTCACTTAGCATACAACCCTGAAAAGTATTAGGTGTTGTTAGTTGTGTTTATAAAAAACAAAGACTGGTAACAGAACCCTTTGGTAATTTCTgtgatgaaattcaacaacactGCAGTTAAAGTCAGTATGTGTATGCTTGGAGCAATGGTTACTACCTGCTAATATCTATGGCGTCTATCACAACAATCAAGAATACTGTCCAAATACATGGCTATAGCAACAATAATTATCTGTGAACATGCAGTGAGGAAATGTAGCAATGGCAGACCAATAACAGTCTAATACGCATGATGatggtgaaaatattgtaatgtttTTCCTAATTGGATTactgtaatgataaaataatattgtGAGCGCAGTTGaatatgtgttaaaatttctaGAAATCAGACTAAATTATTTTGAAGGTATTACTTTCCAAGCATGGCTATTAGCTTATGAGCAGTGTGATATCTCAATACAAGTGATCAactttatgataaatttcagcaGTTTGccgaaaaaacaaaaacaaaaacaatattgtGGTATTGATACCATATGACACTACGGGCAACACAACTGCTTGACAGTGACTTTGCAACACAtgtaatga belongs to Ptychodera flava strain L36383 chromosome 17, AS_Pfla_20210202, whole genome shotgun sequence and includes:
- the LOC139116184 gene encoding E3 ubiquitin-protein ligase RNF217-like isoform X2, yielding MANEENMERVASESDCAETESESRIESFLLIIDKDIFSDKIGYIHRAASDQSQEDDKTGSQISIPSAEAPSPSSIAASGDSDIGQEAPTATDSPSVRKYLTNFVPRRKNRGSDSESDISDYETFSDIDDFFERPVLDLHFENYEDLWPIMDPITTIRGPSLDPDPPKMPLFEMGKPAETECQICLVVTDLHLRTCCTMPVCDGCLQEYCSIQVNQKIVKVPCPNPQCNAFVSRDEIVFHLDGSNRDKFHRFLLEANKEPHTKTCPRCSHLFALDKEIFAKTKMNPQESKVACPECYLVWCFPCHAPWHEGISCREYKKGDKLLRAWAKERSYGQNNAQRCPKCRVYIQRSSGCDHMTCSRCKTEFCYRCGKQFRSLKFIGDHYSRLSVFGCKYRFKPDNPVQRRMVRGAVLGAHLLAAPVFLAQAAVGLALALAVGCVILPFYGGMKLRRKLKGKKRKREKAQKN
- the LOC139116184 gene encoding E3 ubiquitin-protein ligase RNF217-like isoform X1; translation: MANEENMERVASESDCAETESESRIESFLLIIDKDIFSDKIGYIHRAASDQSQEDDKTGSQISIPSAEAPSPSSIAASGDSDIGQEAPTATDSPSVRKYLTNFVPRRKNRGSDSESDISDYETFSDIDDFFERPVLDLHFENYEDLWPIMDPITTIRGPSLDPDPPKMPLFEMGKPAETECQICLVVTDLHLRTCCTMPVCDGCLQEYCSIQVNQKIVKVPCPNPQCNAFVSRDEIVFHLDGSNRDKFHRFLLEANKEPHTKTCPRCSHLFALDKEIFAKTKMNPQESKVACPECYLVWCFPCHAPWHEGISCREYKKGDKLLRAWAKERSYGQNNAQRCPKCRVYIQRSSGCDHMTCSRCKTEFCYRCGKQFRSLKFIGDHYSRLSVFGCKYRFKPDNPVQRRMVRGAVLGGKILAAPVVATLAVGAGGLLIAVGTVALPIYGSYKLHKKIQRHKKEKRVRKWRKKLAMDFELQYRVVVRPPSRLVPREPTTMPSDAELDILY